Proteins encoded in a region of the Colius striatus isolate bColStr4 chromosome 18, bColStr4.1.hap1, whole genome shotgun sequence genome:
- the LOC104558013 gene encoding urotensin-2 receptor, whose protein sequence is MEPNGTAAAAGGNASAAAGGGGAPGGGPLLVPSALGTVLSVMYVAGVAGNVYTLVVMCHSARCAAPMYSSIVSLALADLLYLSTIPFIVCTYLAQDWYFGDLGCRILLSLDLLTMHASIFTLTLMCTERYLAVTRPLDTLKRSQGYRKATAGAVWSVSLLLTLPMMLMVTLTEEGKAEGKVKRMCAPTWSKDAYRTYLTVLFSTSIMAPGIIIGFLYTRLARTYLESQRNPPHKERSKRSPRQKVLIMIFSIVLVFWACFLPFWIWQLVRLYSSPLQLTTQTQKCINYLVTCLTYSNSCINPFLYTLLTKNYREYLRNRHRNFYKFTSSFRKRGSNLQCSWGRSMSSSNQYDYSSEALGMATLKDK, encoded by the coding sequence atGGAGCCCAACgggacggcggcggcggcggggggcaacgcctcggcggcggcgggcggcggcggagccccCGGGGGCGGCCCCCTGCTCGTGCCCTCGGCGCTGGGGACGGTGCTGTCGGTGATGTACGTGGCCGGGGTGGCGGGCAACGTCTACACGCTGGTGGTGATGTGCCACTCGGCACGCTGCGCCGCCCCCATGTACAGCTCCATCGTCAGCCTGGCCCTGGCCGACCTGCTCTACCTCTCCACCATCCCCTTCATCGTCTGCACCTACCTGGCCCAGGACTGGTACTTCGGGGACCTGGGGTGCCGCATCCTGCTCAGCCTGGACCTGCTGACCATGCACGCCAGCATCTTCACCCTCACTCTCATGTGCACCGAGCGCTACCTGGCCGTCACCCGGCCCCTCGACACCCTGAAGCGCTCACAAGGCTACCGGAAGGCCACAGCGGGGGCCGTCTGGTCCGTCTCACTGCTCCTTACTCTGCCCATGATGCTGATGGTCACCTTGACCGAGGAGGGCAAAGCAGAGGGCAAGGTGAAGAGGATGTGTGCGCCCACCTGGAGCAAGGACGCCTACCGGACCTACCTGACGGTGCTCTTCAGCACCAGCATCATGGCCCCGGGCATCATCATCGGCTTCCTCTACACACGCCTGGCCAGGACCTACCTGGAGTCGCAGAGGAACCCACCCCACAAGGAGAGGAGCAAGAGGTCCCCCCGCCAGAAGGTCCTCATCATGATTTTCAGCATCGTGCTGGTCTTCTGGGCCTGCTTCCTGCCGTTTTGGATCTGGCAGCTGGTGCGGCTCTacagcagccccctgcagcTCACCACCCAAACCCAAAAGTGCATTAACTACCTGGTGACTTGCCTGACCTACAGCAACAGCTGCATCAACCCCTTCCTTTACACCTTGCTCACCAAAAACTACCGGGAGTACCTGCGCAACAGGCACCGCAACTTCTACAAGTTCACGTCCTCCTTTCGCAAGAGGGGCTCCAACCTCCAGTGCTCCTGGGGACGGTCCATGTCCTCCAGCAACCAGTACGACTACAGCTCAGAGGCCCTGGGCATGGCCACGCTGAAGGAcaagtga